A region of Pseudomonas cavernicola DNA encodes the following proteins:
- a CDS encoding FAD-dependent oxidoreductase, with translation MNTRKLLLLGLILALVAAFFVFDLGQYLTLASLKTQQATLLAQVAAHPWQAALLYFLAYVAVTALSLPGAALMTLLGGALFGLWQGVLLVSFASTLGAALAMLSSRFLLRDWVQRRFARQLVGVEKGMQDEGGFYLFALRLVPLFPFFMINLLMGLTRLPLVTYWWVSQLGMLPGTLVYVNAGRELGQLDSLAGILSPGLLGAFILLGLFPLLARRLLGWLQARRAYAGWVKPKTFQRNLVVIGAGAGGLVSAYIAAAVKAKVSLIEKQQMGGDCLNTGCVPSKALLRSAKLAAELKKAAALGFTKVSAEVDFPAVMKRIQWVISTIEPHDSPQRYRELGVEVIAGEAIIRSPWTVEVNGQLLSSRTIIIAAGGRPLWPDIPGVADMPAFTSDTIWNLREQPKRLLVLGGGPIGCELAQAFQRLGSQVIQVELDTRLLPREDEDASALVLASLCDEGVDVRLRHKAERFELVEGERRLIARQLDSDEEIAITFDCLLLALGRVANVKGYGVEELGLVVRPNGTLETDEYLATRLPNIYAVGDVTGPYQFTHVCAHQAWYAAVNALFGGFKRFKVDYRVIPHCTFTDPEVARVGLSEAEAKTQGVAYEVTRYDLAELDRAIADEVAHGFVKVLSEPGKDRILGVSIVGAQAGELLAEYVLAMKLGVGLNKILGTVHSYPTLAEANKYAAGEWKRGHAPQGLLRWVERFHQWRLG, from the coding sequence ATGAACACCCGCAAACTGCTCCTGCTCGGCCTGATCCTGGCCCTGGTCGCCGCCTTCTTCGTCTTCGACTTGGGCCAGTACCTCACCCTGGCCAGCCTCAAGACCCAGCAGGCGACGCTACTCGCCCAGGTGGCGGCGCACCCTTGGCAGGCGGCGCTACTGTACTTTCTGGCCTATGTGGCGGTGACTGCGCTGTCGTTGCCAGGCGCGGCCTTGATGACTTTGCTCGGTGGCGCACTGTTTGGCCTGTGGCAAGGCGTGCTGTTGGTGTCCTTCGCCTCGACCCTGGGCGCGGCCTTGGCCATGCTCAGCAGCCGTTTTTTGCTGCGCGACTGGGTGCAGCGGCGCTTTGCTCGCCAGTTGGTCGGGGTTGAAAAGGGTATGCAGGACGAAGGCGGCTTCTACTTGTTCGCCCTGCGTTTGGTGCCGTTGTTTCCGTTCTTCATGATCAACCTGTTGATGGGCCTGACCCGCTTGCCGCTGGTGACCTATTGGTGGGTCAGCCAGCTCGGCATGTTGCCGGGCACCTTGGTCTATGTGAACGCCGGGCGCGAGCTCGGGCAGCTGGATTCGTTGGCCGGGATTCTTTCGCCTGGCCTGCTCGGTGCCTTTATCTTGCTCGGTCTGTTCCCGCTCTTGGCGCGCAGGCTGCTCGGCTGGCTACAGGCGCGGCGGGCGTATGCCGGCTGGGTCAAACCGAAGACCTTTCAGCGCAACCTGGTAGTGATCGGCGCCGGTGCTGGCGGGCTGGTCAGCGCCTATATCGCCGCGGCGGTGAAGGCCAAGGTCAGCCTGATCGAAAAGCAACAGATGGGCGGCGACTGCTTGAATACCGGCTGCGTTCCGTCCAAGGCGCTGCTGCGATCGGCCAAGCTCGCGGCCGAACTGAAAAAGGCCGCGGCCTTGGGGTTTACCAAGGTCAGCGCCGAGGTGGATTTCCCGGCAGTGATGAAGCGTATTCAATGGGTGATCTCCACGATTGAGCCACACGACTCGCCGCAGCGTTATCGCGAGCTGGGCGTCGAGGTGATTGCCGGCGAGGCGATCATCCGCTCGCCATGGACGGTGGAGGTCAACGGTCAGCTCCTGAGCAGTCGCACTATCATCATCGCCGCCGGCGGCCGGCCGCTGTGGCCGGATATTCCCGGCGTGGCCGACATGCCGGCATTCACCTCGGACACTATCTGGAACCTGCGCGAGCAGCCCAAGCGCCTGCTGGTACTCGGTGGCGGGCCGATTGGCTGTGAGCTGGCACAGGCTTTTCAGCGCCTCGGCAGTCAGGTGATTCAAGTGGAGCTGGATACGCGCCTGCTACCGCGCGAGGACGAAGATGCCAGCGCGCTGGTGCTGGCCAGCCTGTGCGATGAAGGCGTCGACGTGCGCCTGCGACACAAGGCCGAGCGTTTCGAATTGGTGGAGGGCGAACGGCGATTGATCGCCCGTCAGCTGGATAGCGATGAAGAAATCGCGATTACCTTCGACTGTTTGCTGCTGGCCCTTGGCCGGGTGGCCAATGTGAAGGGGTATGGTGTCGAAGAGCTGGGTCTGGTCGTGCGGCCGAACGGCACCCTGGAGACCGACGAGTACCTGGCCACCCGCTTGCCGAATATCTACGCGGTGGGCGATGTAACCGGACCCTACCAGTTCACCCATGTCTGCGCCCATCAAGCCTGGTACGCCGCGGTGAATGCGCTGTTCGGCGGCTTCAAACGCTTCAAGGTCGATTACCGGGTGATTCCCCATTGCACCTTTACCGACCCGGAAGTGGCGCGGGTCGGCCTTTCGGAAGCCGAGGCCAAGACGCAGGGCGTCGCCTACGAGGTCACGCGTTACGATCTTGCGGAGCTGGACCGGGCGATTGCCGACGAAGTGGCGCACGGCTTTGTGAAGGTGCTCAGCGAACCGGGCAAGGACCGCATCCTCGGTGTCAGCATCGTCGGGGCACAGGCCGGCGAACTGCTCGCCGAGTACGTGCTGGCGATGAAGCTCGGGGTAGGGCTGAACAAGATCCTCGGCACCGTCCACAGCTACCCGACCCTGGCCGAAGCCAACAAATACGCGGCCGGCGAGTGGAAGCGCGGCCATGCGCCGCAAGGCTTGCTGCGTTGGGTCGAACGCTTTCACCAGTGGCGCCTCGGTTGA
- a CDS encoding methyltransferase domain-containing protein — translation MHSEVKTYYGQTLQSSADLQTSACCTATPPPEHLQRILCRLHPEVLSRYYGCGLIAPEALDGCQVLDLGCGAGRDAYCLSALVGEQGGVTGIDMTPEQLAVARRHQQFHAEAFGHGRSNLRFIEGEIEYLDSLGLAAEQFDVLVSNCVINLVPDKTRVLREAWRVLKAGGELYFSDVYADRRVPAELAADPELYGECLAGALYWGDFLRLAKAAGFADPRLVEDRPIQLNNPQIAARIGHIRFFSATYRLFKLEALESACEDYGQAVIYKGGILHHSQMFVLDKHHRIESGKVFPVCGNTYRMLKESRFAAHFEFIGDFATHYGLFEGCGSAIPFDSQVAGQAAACC, via the coding sequence ATGCATAGCGAAGTGAAGACCTACTACGGCCAGACCCTGCAATCCTCCGCTGACCTGCAGACCAGCGCCTGCTGCACCGCCACGCCGCCACCGGAGCATCTGCAGCGGATCCTCTGCCGTCTGCACCCCGAGGTGCTGAGCCGCTACTACGGCTGCGGCCTGATCGCCCCCGAGGCGCTGGACGGCTGCCAAGTGCTCGATCTCGGCTGCGGCGCTGGGCGCGATGCTTATTGCCTGTCGGCCCTGGTGGGCGAGCAGGGCGGGGTGACCGGCATCGACATGACCCCCGAACAGCTGGCCGTGGCGCGCCGCCATCAGCAGTTCCATGCCGAGGCCTTCGGCCATGGCCGTTCCAACCTGCGCTTCATCGAGGGCGAGATCGAATACCTGGATAGCCTGGGCCTGGCGGCCGAACAGTTCGACGTGCTGGTGTCCAACTGCGTGATCAACCTGGTGCCGGACAAAACGCGGGTGCTGCGTGAGGCCTGGCGGGTGCTCAAGGCCGGCGGCGAGCTGTATTTCTCCGACGTCTACGCCGACCGCCGGGTGCCGGCCGAGCTGGCCGCCGACCCCGAGCTGTACGGCGAGTGCCTGGCCGGTGCGCTCTACTGGGGCGACTTCCTGCGCCTGGCCAAGGCCGCCGGTTTTGCCGATCCACGGCTGGTGGAGGATCGGCCGATCCAGCTGAACAACCCGCAGATCGCCGCGCGCATCGGCCATATCCGTTTCTTCTCCGCGACCTATCGGCTGTTCAAGCTGGAGGCCCTGGAAAGCGCCTGCGAGGACTACGGCCAGGCGGTGATCTATAAGGGCGGCATCCTCCATCACTCGCAGATGTTCGTGCTCGACAAACACCACCGCATCGAGAGCGGCAAGGTGTTCCCGGTGTGCGGCAATACCTACCGCATGCTCAAGGAGTCGCGCTTCGCCGCGCACTTCGAGTTCATCGGCGACTTCGCCACCCACTATGGGCTGTTCGAGGGCTGCGGCAGCGCCATCCCCTTCGATAGCCAGGTCGCGGGCCAGGCGGCCGCCTGTTGTTGA
- the arsS gene encoding arsenosugar biosynthesis radical SAM (seleno)protein ArsS (Some members of this family are selenoproteins.), giving the protein MLPLLNQLSFPPLRRGHLEALQVNLTYRCNQRCLHCHVNAGPTRTESMSDETLAILHQVIDAHPVHTLDLTGGAPELHPRFRELVSHGRREGLRVIDRCNLTILSEPGQADLGSFLAAQGVEITASLPCYSRENVDRQRGDGVFDASIQGLRQLNALGYGQAGSGLILNLVYNPQGPSLPPPQAQLEADYKQHLSDEFGIQFDHLLTITNQPIARFGSTLVSKGQFAAYMQLLRDSYRAENLDGLMCRSLVSVDWQGYLYDCDFNQMLDLPLQLIGRDRAHLRDLLSSELDGNPIVTRDHCYACTAGQGSSCGGALG; this is encoded by the coding sequence ATGCTGCCCCTGCTCAATCAGCTGAGCTTCCCGCCGCTGCGCCGCGGCCACCTGGAAGCCCTGCAGGTCAATCTGACTTACCGTTGCAACCAGCGTTGCCTGCACTGCCACGTCAACGCCGGGCCGACCCGCACCGAGAGCATGAGCGACGAAACCCTGGCGATACTGCATCAGGTGATCGACGCCCATCCGGTGCACACCCTCGACCTGACCGGCGGAGCCCCGGAGCTGCACCCGCGCTTTCGCGAGCTGGTGAGTCACGGGCGGCGCGAAGGTTTGCGGGTGATCGATCGTTGCAACCTGACCATCCTCAGTGAGCCGGGCCAGGCGGATTTGGGTTCGTTCCTCGCCGCGCAGGGTGTCGAGATCACCGCCTCGTTGCCCTGCTACTCACGGGAGAATGTCGACCGCCAGCGGGGCGACGGGGTGTTCGACGCCAGCATCCAGGGGCTGCGCCAGCTCAATGCGCTGGGCTATGGGCAAGCCGGCAGCGGGCTGATCCTCAACCTGGTCTATAACCCGCAAGGCCCCAGTTTGCCGCCGCCGCAGGCGCAACTGGAGGCCGACTACAAGCAGCATCTCAGTGATGAGTTCGGCATTCAGTTCGATCACCTGTTGACCATCACCAACCAGCCGATTGCCCGTTTCGGCAGCACCCTGGTCAGCAAGGGGCAGTTCGCCGCCTATATGCAGTTGCTGCGCGACAGCTACCGGGCGGAAAACCTCGACGGGTTGATGTGCCGTTCGCTGGTCAGCGTCGACTGGCAGGGCTACCTCTACGACTGCGACTTCAATCAGATGCTCGACCTGCCGTTGCAGCTGATCGGCCGCGACCGTGCCCATCTGCGCGACCTGCTCAGCAGCGAGCTGGATGGCAACCCGATAGTCACCCGCGACCACTGCTACGCCTGTACCGCCGGTCAGGGTTCCAGTTGTGGTGGCGCGCTTGGCTGA
- the gabT gene encoding 4-aminobutyrate--2-oxoglutarate transaminase, giving the protein MSKTNESLMQRRQAAVPRGVGQIHPIFAESAKNASVIDVEGREFIDFAGGIAVLNTGHLHPKIIAAVQQQLTKLTHTCFQVLAYEPYVEVCEKVAAKVPGNFAKKTLLVTTGSEAVENAVKIARAATGRAGIIAFTGGYHGRTMMTLGLTGKVVPYSAGMGLMPGGIFRAQYPCELHGVSTDDAIASIERIFKNDAEPKDIAAIIIEPVQGEGGFYVAPKDFMKRLRALCDQHGILLIADEVQTGAGRTGTFFAMEQMGVTADLTTFAKSIAGGFPLAGVCGKAEYMDAIAPGGLGGTYAGNPLACVAALAVMEVFEEEHLLDRCKAVGERLVTGLKAIQAKHKSIGDVRALGAMIAVELFEDGDHHKPAAALVNAVVAKARDKGLILLSCGTYGNVLRVLVPITAEDALLDKGLAIIAECFNELA; this is encoded by the coding sequence ATGAGCAAGACTAACGAATCCCTGATGCAACGCCGCCAGGCCGCCGTTCCGCGCGGTGTTGGCCAGATCCACCCGATCTTCGCCGAGTCGGCAAAGAACGCCAGCGTGATTGACGTCGAAGGCCGTGAATTCATCGACTTCGCTGGCGGCATCGCGGTGCTCAACACCGGCCACCTGCACCCGAAAATCATTGCCGCCGTGCAGCAGCAATTGACCAAACTGACCCACACCTGCTTCCAGGTACTGGCCTACGAGCCCTACGTGGAAGTCTGCGAGAAGGTCGCCGCCAAGGTGCCGGGCAATTTCGCCAAGAAGACTCTGCTGGTCACCACCGGCTCGGAAGCGGTGGAAAACGCCGTGAAGATCGCCCGTGCCGCCACCGGTCGCGCCGGCATCATCGCCTTCACCGGCGGCTACCACGGCCGCACCATGATGACCCTCGGTCTGACCGGCAAGGTCGTACCGTACTCGGCCGGCATGGGCCTGATGCCTGGCGGCATCTTCCGTGCCCAGTACCCATGCGAACTGCATGGCGTCAGCACGGATGACGCGATCGCCAGCATCGAGCGAATCTTCAAGAACGACGCCGAGCCGAAAGACATCGCCGCGATCATCATCGAGCCGGTGCAGGGCGAAGGTGGTTTCTACGTCGCGCCGAAAGATTTCATGAAGCGCCTGCGCGCCCTCTGCGACCAGCACGGCATCCTGCTGATCGCTGACGAAGTACAGACTGGCGCTGGCCGTACCGGCACCTTCTTCGCCATGGAGCAGATGGGCGTGACTGCCGATCTGACCACCTTCGCCAAGTCCATCGCGGGTGGCTTCCCGTTGGCCGGTGTGTGCGGCAAGGCGGAATACATGGATGCCATCGCCCCGGGCGGTCTGGGCGGCACCTACGCCGGCAACCCGCTGGCTTGCGTGGCTGCGTTGGCGGTGATGGAAGTATTCGAGGAAGAACACCTGCTGGATCGCTGCAAAGCGGTCGGCGAGCGTCTGGTGACTGGCCTCAAAGCCATTCAGGCCAAGCACAAGAGCATCGGTGATGTGCGCGCCCTCGGCGCCATGATTGCTGTCGAGTTGTTCGAAGACGGCGACCACCACAAACCGGCGGCCGCATTGGTCAATGCCGTGGTGGCCAAGGCTCGCGACAAGGGTCTGATCCTGCTGTCCTGCGGTACCTACGGCAACGTCCTGCGCGTGCTGGTGCCGATCACCGCGGAAGACGCACTGCTGGACAAAGGCTTGGCGATCATCGCCGAGTGCTTCAACGAACTCGCCTAG
- the gabD gene encoding NADP-dependent succinate-semialdehyde dehydrogenase, protein MQLKDAQLFRQQAYIDGAWVDADNGQTIKVNNPATNEIIGTVPKMGAVETRRAIEAADKALPAWRALTAKDRANKLRRWFELLIENQDDLGRLMTLEQGKPLAEAKGEIVYAASFIEWFAEEAKRIYGDVIPGHQPDKRLIVIKQPIGVTAAITPWNFPAAMITRKAGPALAAGCTMVIKPASQTPFSALALVELAHRAGIPKGVLSVVTGSAGDIGGELTSNPIVRKLSFTGSTEIGRQLMAECAKDIKKISLELGGNAPFIVFDDADLDAAVDGALASKYRNAGQTCVCANRLYVQDGVYDAFAEKLKTAVAKLKIGNGLDDGITTGPLIDEKAVAKVQEHIADAVSKGASVVAGGNSLGGNFFEPTILLNVPNNAAVAKEETFGPLAPLFRFKDEAEVIAMSNDTEFGLASYFYARDLGRVFRVAEALEYGIVGINTGIISTEVAPFGGIKASGLGREGSKYGIEDYLEIKYLCLGI, encoded by the coding sequence ATGCAACTCAAAGACGCCCAACTGTTCCGCCAGCAAGCCTATATCGACGGCGCCTGGGTGGACGCGGACAACGGCCAGACCATCAAGGTCAACAACCCGGCCACCAACGAGATCATCGGCACTGTGCCGAAAATGGGTGCTGTGGAAACCCGCCGCGCCATCGAAGCCGCCGACAAGGCCCTGCCGGCCTGGCGTGCGCTGACCGCCAAGGACCGCGCCAACAAGCTGCGCCGTTGGTTCGAGCTGTTGATCGAAAACCAGGACGACCTCGGCCGCCTGATGACCCTGGAACAGGGCAAGCCGCTGGCCGAAGCCAAGGGCGAGATCGTCTACGCCGCCTCCTTCATCGAGTGGTTCGCCGAGGAAGCCAAGCGCATCTATGGCGACGTGATTCCCGGCCACCAACCGGACAAGCGCTTGATCGTGATCAAGCAACCGATCGGCGTGACCGCGGCGATCACCCCGTGGAACTTCCCGGCGGCGATGATCACCCGTAAAGCCGGCCCGGCCCTGGCCGCCGGCTGCACCATGGTGATCAAGCCGGCCAGCCAGACACCGTTCTCGGCCTTGGCGCTGGTCGAGCTGGCGCACCGTGCCGGTATCCCGAAAGGCGTGCTCAGCGTGGTCACCGGCAGTGCCGGCGACATCGGTGGCGAGCTGACCAGCAACCCGATCGTGCGCAAGCTGTCCTTCACCGGTTCGACCGAGATCGGTCGCCAGCTGATGGCCGAATGCGCCAAGGACATCAAGAAAATCTCGCTGGAGCTGGGCGGCAACGCGCCGTTCATCGTGTTCGACGATGCCGACCTGGATGCCGCGGTCGACGGCGCGCTGGCCTCCAAGTACCGCAACGCCGGCCAGACCTGCGTGTGCGCCAACCGCCTGTATGTGCAGGACGGCGTGTACGACGCCTTCGCCGAGAAGCTGAAAACCGCGGTGGCCAAGCTGAAGATCGGCAACGGTCTGGACGACGGCATCACCACCGGCCCGTTGATCGACGAGAAGGCCGTGGCCAAGGTCCAGGAACATATCGCCGACGCCGTGAGCAAGGGCGCCAGCGTGGTCGCCGGCGGCAACAGCCTGGGCGGCAACTTCTTCGAACCGACCATCCTGCTCAACGTGCCGAACAACGCGGCGGTGGCCAAGGAAGAGACCTTCGGCCCGCTGGCGCCGCTGTTCCGCTTCAAGGACGAGGCCGAAGTGATCGCCATGTCCAACGACACCGAGTTCGGCTTGGCGTCCTACTTCTATGCCCGCGACCTCGGCCGGGTGTTCCGTGTGGCCGAGGCGCTGGAGTACGGCATCGTCGGCATCAACACCGGGATCATCTCCACCGAAGTGGCGCCGTTCGGCGGCATCAAGGCTTCGGGCCTGGGCCGTGAGGGTTCCAAGTACGGTATCGAAGACTACCTGGAAATCAAATACCTCTGCCTCGGCATCTAG
- a CDS encoding site-specific integrase, with protein MPAQPAFLTLNRHGTYYFRVVIPKPLRSAFGLQREIRRSLKTDSLRLALRRARQYAARFETAFDKVLGVVDQNDYEPTDEDYELFMEEIEQAGRGEPLGAWSSSPAEPEQKASSALTDEEWQKIDQQQRWSAIAEVLTGNAKRSIPEDRKALADQLFKAGNGIPVPRLRKLLPSLLDELVRQRLGSPGATVAAPAQGTAPSASQPPGPTLYELWLLLRESDKRLNRKKSPSAHTDEQGHARRLTILSGNRPFGSLSLDDINQLYLLTQQVKALPGKNIPPPDSPIESVLASPRDDLISGPTIQKMIIRLRVLHKFAYAKGYTHIDPAKTEAPSVSSETGRIAPKDRPFSKEELHAIFSGYLYTGTDSGSANLVFPYQFWLPLLGLFTGGRLNELCQLETTDIAQEADTEIWFAQLVEEGSKSLKNNHSSRFIPIHNELIKIGFLDFVAQAQREGRKNLFSDGLTYQKIKGWGGIATTFFTRMPSPSTKYGGYFHSIGIRKRLPDGKPDGKKFHAFRHTFIDLLRNTSDEALPLITVLTGHAAKNKNQSDDYGSGFWLSTLHRALHTVKFPIDLSGITYADFEARLGHILKPCIQEHRDRHGLNPSLHPAS; from the coding sequence ATGCCAGCCCAACCCGCTTTCCTCACTCTTAATCGCCACGGAACCTACTACTTTCGCGTAGTAATCCCAAAGCCGTTGCGCTCTGCATTCGGCTTGCAACGCGAAATCCGCCGCTCCCTGAAAACCGATAGCCTACGGCTAGCGCTTCGCCGTGCGCGGCAATACGCTGCACGCTTCGAAACTGCTTTTGACAAGGTGCTGGGCGTGGTAGACCAAAACGATTACGAGCCGACTGATGAAGACTACGAACTGTTCATGGAGGAGATTGAGCAGGCTGGTCGGGGTGAGCCTTTAGGCGCTTGGTCGAGTAGTCCGGCTGAGCCTGAGCAGAAAGCCAGCTCAGCGCTTACAGACGAAGAATGGCAAAAAATCGATCAGCAGCAACGTTGGAGTGCTATCGCTGAAGTGCTGACTGGCAATGCCAAGCGGAGTATTCCAGAGGACCGAAAAGCGCTCGCAGACCAGCTTTTTAAGGCGGGTAACGGCATCCCAGTGCCAAGGCTCCGGAAGCTGCTACCGAGCCTCCTAGATGAGCTGGTGCGGCAGCGGCTCGGTAGTCCGGGCGCAACCGTAGCAGCACCAGCACAGGGCACAGCGCCGTCAGCATCGCAACCTCCAGGCCCTACGCTGTATGAGCTTTGGTTGCTTCTGCGTGAGTCTGACAAGCGCCTGAATAGAAAAAAATCCCCCAGCGCCCACACTGACGAACAGGGACACGCCCGCAGGCTTACCATCCTGAGCGGTAACAGGCCGTTTGGTTCACTATCGCTAGACGACATCAATCAGCTGTATCTACTTACTCAGCAGGTCAAAGCCCTTCCCGGCAAAAATATTCCGCCACCTGATTCACCTATTGAATCAGTCCTTGCCTCTCCAAGGGACGACCTGATTAGCGGGCCAACTATTCAGAAGATGATCATCCGGCTTCGCGTGCTGCATAAGTTCGCTTACGCCAAAGGCTACACACACATCGACCCGGCCAAAACTGAAGCTCCATCAGTCAGCAGTGAGACCGGGCGTATCGCTCCAAAAGACAGGCCGTTTTCCAAAGAAGAGCTGCACGCAATTTTCTCCGGCTATCTCTACACAGGAACAGATAGCGGTTCAGCCAATCTCGTCTTCCCCTACCAATTCTGGCTTCCGCTGCTTGGTCTCTTTACTGGAGGGCGGCTCAATGAACTCTGCCAGCTCGAAACAACCGACATTGCTCAAGAGGCGGATACAGAAATCTGGTTTGCTCAGCTTGTTGAGGAAGGCTCGAAATCGCTGAAAAACAATCACAGCAGTCGATTCATCCCTATCCATAACGAACTGATCAAAATCGGATTCCTGGATTTTGTGGCGCAAGCTCAAAGAGAAGGTCGAAAAAACCTATTCTCAGACGGGCTCACCTACCAGAAGATCAAGGGCTGGGGCGGAATCGCAACCACCTTCTTCACCAGGATGCCAAGCCCCAGCACAAAGTATGGGGGCTACTTCCATAGCATCGGAATTCGCAAGCGCCTCCCTGATGGCAAGCCCGACGGCAAGAAATTTCACGCTTTCCGACATACCTTTATTGATCTGCTTCGGAATACTAGCGATGAGGCATTGCCGCTCATCACTGTATTAACGGGACACGCGGCAAAGAACAAGAACCAGTCGGATGATTACGGCTCAGGGTTCTGGCTCTCAACACTGCACAGAGCGCTGCACACAGTGAAGTTCCCCATAGACCTCTCAGGCATTACCTATGCTGACTTTGAGGCGCGGCTGGGGCACATACTGAAGCCATGCATTCAGGAGCATCGTGATAGGCACGGCCTTAATCCATCACTCCACCCCGCCAGCTAG
- a CDS encoding recombinase family protein, producing the protein MSNARIYLRASTKEQDSLRAKALLEDFAAEHKLTITNIYSENISGTKLDRPELQQLLSDASQGDVLLVESVDRLSRLSQDEWHQLKTTIRAKGLRLVVADLPTSHQLIDDKGITGQIMQVINDMLIDLMATMARLDQDKRVDRIKQGLARRRERGEAIPSRGKSNAWDEVKAIMAKHPELSVEQVAKLAGCGVATVYRVKAAAMP; encoded by the coding sequence ATGAGCAATGCACGTATCTACCTGAGAGCATCGACGAAGGAACAAGACAGCCTGCGAGCCAAAGCCCTGCTTGAAGACTTCGCCGCTGAGCACAAACTGACCATTACCAATATCTACAGCGAAAATATCAGCGGCACCAAGCTAGACCGCCCAGAGCTTCAACAACTGCTCAGTGATGCTAGCCAAGGTGACGTGCTGCTGGTGGAGTCTGTCGACCGGCTCAGCCGTCTTTCTCAGGATGAGTGGCACCAGCTCAAAACAACCATCAGAGCGAAGGGCTTACGCTTGGTTGTGGCTGACCTCCCGACCTCTCACCAGCTCATTGACGATAAGGGCATCACAGGCCAGATCATGCAGGTTATCAACGACATGCTGATTGACCTGATGGCAACGATGGCTCGCCTCGATCAAGACAAGAGAGTTGATCGAATCAAACAGGGCCTTGCCCGCCGCCGCGAACGTGGGGAGGCAATCCCCTCACGGGGAAAATCTAACGCCTGGGATGAAGTAAAAGCCATCATGGCGAAACACCCGGAGTTGTCTGTCGAGCAAGTAGCCAAGTTAGCAGGGTGTGGCGTGGCTACTGTTTATCGAGTTAAGGCTGCGGCAATGCCTTAA
- a CDS encoding helix-turn-helix domain-containing protein encodes MAGIRKTPDQSAQAVILREAGYTLPAIADRLNISLSTTQRLLKRHGAVAGAATQALIEKAREDLLHNAFALDAVQQTAASLVLDDLSLNRLMRNKLAQAVEALEVTPDNAPIVCRALAACATTLKLTQQVGRQALPLDKLEQALTVEELPELQIHIMTDHDVAVLRAEQRLQDAELNGNLAGVSDEQETLRWLAERREHQTLCAVDDDIVVEG; translated from the coding sequence ATGGCCGGCATAAGAAAGACACCTGACCAATCTGCCCAGGCAGTTATCTTGCGTGAGGCCGGCTACACCTTGCCGGCCATAGCGGATCGTCTCAACATCAGCCTGAGCACCACGCAACGACTACTAAAGCGACACGGTGCTGTTGCTGGTGCTGCCACACAAGCGCTGATAGAGAAGGCCAGAGAAGACCTCCTACACAACGCCTTTGCCCTAGATGCTGTTCAGCAGACTGCCGCTTCGCTGGTGCTCGACGACTTGTCGCTCAACCGTTTGATGAGGAATAAGCTCGCACAGGCTGTCGAGGCTTTAGAGGTGACTCCGGACAATGCTCCTATCGTATGTCGAGCCTTGGCTGCATGCGCAACCACACTAAAACTTACACAGCAGGTTGGCCGTCAAGCCCTTCCTCTGGACAAGCTTGAGCAGGCGTTAACAGTCGAAGAACTGCCGGAGCTTCAGATTCACATCATGACAGACCACGACGTTGCAGTTCTGCGGGCAGAGCAGCGACTCCAGGACGCCGAGCTGAACGGAAACCTCGCCGGAGTCAGTGACGAACAAGAAACCCTGCGCTGGTTGGCTGAGAGAAGAGAACACCAAACTTTGTGCGCGGTTGACGACGACATCGTAGTCGAAGGCTGA
- a CDS encoding endonuclease/exonuclease/phosphatase family protein, translating to MKILTWNCNGAFRKKYQEIERFQADLYVIQECENPEHTKGEYRNWAGSYLWYGDNKNKGIGIFAKNGVEIQRLDWKDNSLQLFLPVRVNNQFNMIGVWTKQANSPTFRYIGQLWKYLELHKEKMAAGSTVLCGDLNSNKIWDVWDRWWNHSDVVRELDAVNMQSLYHLATGEEQGSESAPTLYLQRNLKKAYHIDFAFASEGMFNPQKDTITVGSHNPWLEFSDHAPVIFTIAC from the coding sequence ATGAAGATCCTCACATGGAATTGTAACGGTGCATTCCGCAAGAAGTATCAAGAAATTGAGAGGTTTCAGGCAGACCTGTATGTAATTCAAGAGTGCGAGAATCCAGAACATACGAAAGGGGAATACAGAAATTGGGCTGGTAGTTACCTTTGGTATGGCGATAACAAGAACAAAGGTATAGGCATATTTGCAAAAAATGGCGTAGAAATTCAACGCCTAGACTGGAAAGACAATAGTCTCCAGTTGTTTTTGCCTGTCAGGGTCAACAATCAGTTCAACATGATCGGGGTGTGGACAAAACAGGCCAACTCACCAACATTTCGCTACATTGGCCAGCTTTGGAAGTACCTAGAATTACACAAAGAGAAAATGGCCGCAGGCAGCACGGTGTTGTGCGGTGACCTCAATAGCAACAAAATCTGGGATGTATGGGATCGTTGGTGGAATCACAGTGACGTTGTCAGAGAACTAGATGCCGTAAACATGCAGAGTCTTTACCATTTGGCTACAGGTGAAGAGCAAGGTTCCGAATCCGCCCCGACCCTATACCTCCAAAGAAATCTAAAAAAGGCATATCACATAGACTTTGCGTTTGCCTCTGAAGGCATGTTTAATCCACAGAAAGATACGATAACAGTGGGTAGTCACAACCCTTGGCTGGAGTTCAGCGACCATGCCCCAGTTATATTCACAATTGCCTGCTAA